The Streptomyces sp. NBC_01268 genome window below encodes:
- a CDS encoding alpha/beta hydrolase, whose amino-acid sequence MTTSAGIALALALASAALAPTASAAPVAPSAPSLSWSACGDAALGQECATLTVPLDYADPHGRQVGLAVSRILSDRPEARRGVLLVVPGGPGGSGVQRLSTKGAALGKELGGAYDLVGFDPRGVGGSMKADCGLADDDRRLVNLRSWPAADGSIDASVERSRRTAEACARNGGAELRSLTTANQVRDMDRLRAALGERKVSVWGVSYGTYVTAQYAQKFPHRTDRLVLDSSADPNPRTVAQGWLRGMARGAEDRFPDFAAWAAHPDRAKDGLRLAERAEDVRPLVLGLAARLDREPKPSTTDGVPLTGNLLRQALQMALYSDSQFEGLARLVQQARTASATPVLPPALSGPMPGADAAVTVGVICNDVKWRGSVRSYERAVAADRAAYPLTAGMPANITPCSFWKGGPVERPTRLTDEGPSNILMIQSLRDPATPHSAGLKMREALGAKARLVSVDHGGHGMYLGNGNPCGDRTVTRFLLTGERPATDATC is encoded by the coding sequence ATGACGACTTCCGCTGGTATCGCGCTCGCCCTCGCCCTCGCCTCCGCCGCCCTCGCCCCCACGGCGAGCGCCGCCCCGGTGGCCCCCTCCGCCCCCTCCCTGAGCTGGTCCGCGTGCGGTGACGCGGCCCTCGGCCAGGAGTGCGCCACGCTCACCGTCCCGCTCGACTACGCGGATCCGCACGGGCGGCAGGTCGGGCTCGCCGTGTCCCGGATCCTCAGCGACCGGCCCGAGGCGCGGCGCGGGGTCCTGCTCGTGGTGCCCGGCGGGCCCGGCGGGTCGGGGGTGCAGCGCCTGTCGACGAAGGGAGCGGCGCTGGGGAAGGAGCTCGGCGGGGCCTACGACCTGGTGGGCTTCGATCCGCGCGGGGTCGGCGGCAGCATGAAGGCGGACTGCGGGCTCGCGGACGACGACCGGCGCCTCGTGAACCTGCGCAGCTGGCCCGCCGCCGACGGCTCCATCGACGCGTCGGTCGAGCGCTCCCGTCGCACCGCGGAGGCCTGCGCCCGCAACGGCGGCGCCGAGCTGCGCAGCCTCACCACCGCCAACCAGGTCCGGGACATGGACCGGCTGCGGGCGGCGCTCGGCGAGCGGAAGGTGTCGGTGTGGGGCGTCTCGTACGGCACGTACGTCACCGCGCAGTACGCGCAGAAGTTCCCGCACCGCACCGACCGGCTGGTCCTCGACAGCAGCGCCGACCCGAACCCGCGCACCGTCGCCCAGGGCTGGCTGCGGGGGATGGCGCGGGGCGCCGAGGACCGCTTCCCCGACTTCGCCGCGTGGGCCGCGCACCCGGACCGGGCGAAGGACGGGCTGCGGCTCGCCGAACGCGCCGAGGACGTGCGCCCCCTCGTCCTCGGTCTCGCCGCCCGGCTGGACCGGGAGCCGAAGCCCTCGACCACGGACGGCGTGCCGCTGACCGGCAACCTGCTGCGGCAGGCCCTGCAGATGGCCCTCTACTCGGACTCCCAGTTCGAGGGCCTGGCCCGGCTGGTCCAGCAGGCCCGCACCGCGTCCGCGACGCCCGTCCTGCCGCCGGCCCTGTCCGGCCCGATGCCCGGTGCCGACGCGGCCGTCACGGTCGGCGTGATCTGCAACGACGTGAAGTGGCGGGGTTCCGTCCGCTCGTACGAGCGTGCCGTGGCCGCCGACCGGGCCGCGTACCCCCTGACGGCGGGCATGCCGGCCAACATCACGCCCTGCTCCTTCTGGAAGGGCGGCCCGGTCGAGCGGCCCACCCGCCTCACCGACGAGGGCCCCTCCAACATCCTCATGATCCAGAGCCTGCGCGACCCCGCCACCCCGCACTCGGCCGGCCTCAAGATGCGCGAGGCCCTCGGCGCCAAGGCCCGGCTGGTCTCCGTCGACCACGGTGGCCACGGCATGTACCTCGGCAACGGCAACCCCTGCGGCGACCGCACGGTGACCCGCTTCCTCCTGACGGGCGAGCGGCCGGCGACGGACGCCACCTGCTGA
- a CDS encoding PTS transporter subunit EIIC: MSTDDKNRAIAAAILPLVGGAGNISSVAHCMTRLRLGLRDRSLVQDEALKAVPAVMGVVEDDTYQIVLGPGTVARVTPEFEALIAEAPAPAHSADDLAAQGAAIKAAQKAKNSTPFKLFLRRIANIFVPLIPALIGCGIIAGLNGLLVNLGWLPGITPALAAIASGFMALIAVFVGFNTAKEFGGTPILGGAVASIIVFAGVAKIEVFGQTLSPGQGGVLGALGAAVLAVYVEKWCRRWVPESLDVLVTPTLTVLISGLVTIFGLMFVAGEISQGIGDFATWLLAHAGAGAGFLLGGLFLPLVMLGLHQALIPIHTTLIEQQGFTVLLPILAMAGAGQVGAAMAVYRKLPRNGSIRRTIKSALPAGFLGVGEPLIYGVSLPLGRPFITACVGGAFGGGFVGLFNMLGDQVGSTAIGPSGWALFPLLDGNKGLGETIAIYAGGLLVGYVVGFLATYFFGFSKELIEEFDVDTEETPAPAEPATAPAPAGAGAAASTEGPAPEPAKV, encoded by the coding sequence ATGAGCACAGACGACAAGAACCGCGCCATCGCCGCCGCGATCCTCCCCCTCGTCGGCGGCGCCGGGAACATCAGCTCCGTGGCCCACTGCATGACCCGCCTGCGGCTGGGTCTGCGGGACCGCTCGCTCGTCCAGGACGAAGCCCTCAAGGCCGTGCCGGCCGTGATGGGCGTGGTGGAGGACGACACGTACCAGATCGTCCTCGGCCCGGGCACGGTCGCCCGGGTGACCCCCGAGTTCGAGGCCCTGATCGCCGAGGCCCCCGCGCCCGCCCACTCGGCGGACGACCTCGCCGCGCAGGGCGCCGCGATCAAGGCGGCGCAGAAGGCGAAGAACTCCACCCCGTTCAAGCTCTTCCTGCGCCGGATCGCGAACATCTTCGTCCCGCTGATCCCCGCCCTCATCGGCTGCGGCATCATCGCCGGCCTCAACGGCCTGCTCGTCAACCTCGGCTGGCTGCCCGGCATCACCCCGGCGCTCGCCGCCATCGCGAGCGGCTTCATGGCCCTGATCGCGGTCTTCGTCGGCTTCAACACGGCCAAGGAGTTCGGCGGCACGCCCATCCTCGGCGGCGCGGTCGCCTCCATCATCGTCTTCGCGGGCGTCGCCAAGATCGAGGTCTTCGGCCAGACCCTCTCCCCCGGCCAGGGCGGTGTCCTCGGCGCGCTCGGCGCGGCGGTCCTCGCCGTGTACGTGGAGAAGTGGTGCCGCCGCTGGGTGCCCGAGTCCCTGGACGTGCTGGTCACCCCCACCCTCACGGTCCTGATCTCCGGCCTCGTCACGATCTTCGGCCTGATGTTCGTCGCCGGGGAGATCTCCCAGGGCATCGGCGACTTCGCCACCTGGCTGCTCGCCCACGCGGGCGCCGGGGCGGGCTTCCTCCTCGGCGGCCTCTTCCTCCCACTGGTGATGCTCGGCCTGCACCAGGCGCTCATCCCCATCCACACCACCCTGATCGAACAGCAGGGCTTCACCGTCCTGCTGCCCATCCTGGCGATGGCGGGCGCGGGCCAGGTCGGCGCGGCCATGGCCGTCTACCGCAAGCTGCCCCGCAACGGCTCGATCCGCCGCACCATCAAGTCCGCCCTCCCCGCCGGCTTCCTCGGCGTCGGCGAGCCCCTGATCTACGGCGTCTCGCTGCCCCTCGGCCGCCCCTTCATCACCGCCTGCGTCGGCGGCGCCTTCGGCGGCGGCTTCGTCGGCCTCTTCAACATGCTCGGCGACCAGGTCGGCTCCACCGCCATCGGCCCCTCGGGCTGGGCCCTCTTCCCCCTCCTCGACGGCAACAAGGGCCTCGGCGAGACGATCGCGATCTACGCGGGCGGGCTGCTCGTCGGCTACGTGGTGGGCTTCCTGGCCACGTACTTCTTCGGCTTCAGCAAGGAGCTGATCGAGGAGTTCGACGTGGACACGGAGGAGACCCCGGCCCCGGCGGAGCCGGCCACCGCCCCCGCGCCCGCCGGAGCCGGAGCAGCGGCCTCGACCGAGGGCCCGGCGCCGGAACCGGCGAAGGTCTGA
- the murQ gene encoding N-acetylmuramic acid 6-phosphate etherase, whose product MSTASTASGAAAYSALRAQLATLTTEAFRPELAEIDQLPTAEIAALMNGEDQSVPAAVAQQLPVIAAAIDATAARMARGGRLLYLGAGTAGRLGVLDASECPPTFNTDPSEVVGLIAGGPSAMVKAVEGAEDSKELAVQDLTALGLTPDDTVVGISASGRTPYAIGAVEHARAQGALTIGLSCNADSALAAAAEHGIEVVTGPELLTGSTRLKAGTAQKLVLNMISTITMIRLGKTYGNLMVDVRASNEKLQARSRRIVALATGAPDEQIETALAAADGEVKTAILMLLADIDAKAADQRLHDSRGHLRAALHATDPAAPTTP is encoded by the coding sequence GTGTCCACCGCATCCACCGCCTCCGGCGCCGCCGCCTACTCCGCGCTGCGCGCCCAGCTCGCCACCCTCACCACCGAGGCGTTCCGGCCCGAGCTCGCCGAGATCGACCAGCTCCCGACCGCCGAGATCGCCGCGCTGATGAACGGCGAGGACCAGTCCGTCCCCGCCGCCGTCGCCCAGCAGCTGCCCGTCATCGCCGCCGCCATCGACGCCACCGCCGCCCGCATGGCGCGCGGCGGCCGGCTGCTCTACCTGGGCGCCGGTACGGCCGGGCGGCTCGGCGTCCTCGACGCCAGCGAGTGCCCGCCCACCTTCAACACCGACCCCTCCGAGGTCGTCGGCCTCATCGCGGGCGGCCCCTCGGCCATGGTCAAGGCCGTCGAGGGCGCCGAGGACTCCAAGGAGCTGGCGGTCCAGGACCTCACCGCGCTCGGGCTCACCCCCGACGACACCGTCGTCGGCATCTCCGCCTCCGGCCGCACCCCGTACGCCATCGGCGCCGTCGAACACGCCCGCGCCCAGGGCGCGCTGACCATCGGCCTGTCCTGCAACGCGGACAGCGCGCTCGCCGCCGCCGCCGAGCACGGCATCGAGGTCGTCACCGGCCCCGAGCTCCTCACCGGCTCCACCCGGCTGAAGGCGGGCACCGCGCAGAAGCTGGTGCTCAACATGATCTCGACGATCACCATGATCCGGCTGGGCAAGACCTACGGGAACCTCATGGTCGACGTCCGCGCCTCCAACGAGAAGCTGCAGGCCCGCTCGCGCCGCATCGTGGCCCTCGCCACCGGCGCGCCGGACGAGCAGATCGAGACCGCCCTCGCCGCCGCCGACGGCGAGGTGAAGACCGCGATCCTCATGCTCCTCGCCGACATCGATGCCAAGGCCGCCGACCAGCGCCTGCACGACTCCCGGGGCCACCTGCGGGCCGCCCTGCACGCGACGGACCCCGCCGCCCCCACCACCCCGTAA
- a CDS encoding MurR/RpiR family transcriptional regulator, whose amino-acid sequence MTNEVKESFTGASGTPAGTPAAPATGPAAPAAPPAPAALAAKVRTLAPSMTRSMQRVAEAVAGDPAGCAALTVTGLAELTGTSEATVVRTARLLGYPGYRDLRLALAGLAAQQQSGRAPSVTADIAVDDPVADVVAKLAYDEQQTLADTAAGLDTVQLGAAVAALATARRVDIYGVGASGLVAQDLGQKLLRIGLIAHAHSDPHLAVTNAVQLRSGDVAIAITHSGSTGDVIEPLRVAFDHGATTVAITGRPDGPVTQYADHVLTTSTARESELRPAAMSSRTSQLLVVDCLFTCVTQRTYETAAPALAASYEALAHRHAPRTR is encoded by the coding sequence GTGACCAATGAAGTGAAGGAAAGTTTCACCGGCGCCTCCGGGACGCCCGCCGGGACCCCGGCCGCGCCGGCCACCGGGCCCGCGGCCCCCGCGGCCCCGCCCGCCCCCGCCGCCCTCGCGGCCAAGGTGCGCACCCTCGCCCCCTCCATGACCCGCTCCATGCAGCGCGTCGCCGAGGCCGTCGCCGGGGACCCCGCCGGCTGCGCCGCCCTCACGGTCACCGGCCTCGCCGAGCTCACCGGCACCAGCGAGGCGACCGTCGTGCGGACCGCCCGCCTGCTCGGCTACCCCGGCTACCGCGACCTGCGCCTCGCGCTGGCCGGCCTCGCCGCCCAGCAGCAGTCCGGGCGGGCCCCCTCGGTCACCGCCGACATCGCCGTCGACGACCCGGTCGCCGACGTCGTCGCCAAGCTGGCCTACGACGAGCAGCAGACCCTCGCCGACACCGCCGCCGGACTCGACACCGTCCAGCTCGGCGCCGCCGTCGCCGCCCTCGCCACCGCCCGCCGCGTCGACATCTACGGCGTCGGCGCCTCCGGCCTCGTCGCCCAGGACCTCGGGCAGAAGCTGCTGCGCATCGGCCTGATCGCCCACGCCCACAGCGACCCGCACCTCGCCGTCACCAACGCCGTCCAGCTCCGCTCCGGCGACGTCGCCATCGCCATCACCCACTCCGGCTCGACCGGCGACGTCATAGAACCGCTGCGGGTCGCCTTCGACCACGGCGCCACCACGGTGGCGATCACCGGCCGCCCGGACGGCCCGGTCACGCAGTACGCCGACCACGTGCTGACCACCTCCACCGCCCGCGAGAGCGAACTGCGCCCCGCGGCCATGTCGTCCCGCACCAGCCAGCTCCTGGTCGTGGACTGTCTGTTCACCTGCGTCACCCAACGTACGTACGAGACGGCGGCCCCTGCCCTCGCGGCCTCGTACGAAGCCCTCGCCCACCGCCACGCCCCCCGCACCCGCTGA
- a CDS encoding DUF4031 domain-containing protein encodes MTLYIDPPSWPGHGRMWSHLISDVSFEELHAFAASIGAPARGFDGDHYDIPSDYYAGAVAAGAVEVGSKELLRRLTEAGLRRPKGRPAQGEA; translated from the coding sequence GTGACCCTGTACATCGACCCGCCCTCGTGGCCGGGCCATGGCCGCATGTGGTCCCACCTGATCAGTGACGTCTCCTTCGAGGAGCTCCACGCCTTCGCCGCCTCGATCGGCGCGCCGGCCCGCGGCTTCGACGGCGACCACTACGACATCCCTTCCGACTACTACGCGGGCGCGGTGGCGGCGGGCGCGGTCGAGGTCGGCTCGAAGGAACTGCTCCGCCGCCTCACGGAGGCGGGCCTGCGCCGGCCGAAGGGACGGCCGGCGCAGGGGGAGGCGTGA
- a CDS encoding Cmx/CmrA family chloramphenicol efflux MFS transporter, translating to MPLAVYILGLSVFALGTSEFMLSGLLPPIAEDMDVSIPTAGLLISAFAIGMVVGAPLLAVATLRLPRKTTLVALITLFGLGQVAGALAPNYAVLFASRVVSALACAGFWAVGAAVAIAMVPVGARARAMAVMIGGLSIANVLGVPAGAFLGEHLGWRSAFWAVGAASAIALVGVLTKIPHIPRPETRPRLRSELVIYRDRQVLLSVLLTALAAGGVFCAFSYLAPLLTDVSGLDDGWVSGVLGLFGIGALIGTYIGGRVADAHLFGVLLSGVTASTVFLTALALFASSPVATITLTFLLGVSCFSTAPALNARMFNVAGAAPTLAGATTTAAFNLGNTGGPWLGGTVIDAGHGYASPAWAGAAMTLLALATVAVSLRLHQGASRVVASGAPRERKVVSSR from the coding sequence ATGCCCCTGGCCGTCTACATCCTCGGTCTCTCCGTGTTCGCGCTCGGGACGAGCGAGTTCATGCTCTCCGGGCTGCTGCCGCCCATCGCGGAGGACATGGACGTGTCCATCCCCACCGCGGGGCTGCTCATATCGGCGTTCGCCATCGGGATGGTCGTCGGCGCCCCGCTGCTCGCCGTGGCCACGCTGCGGCTGCCGCGGAAGACCACGCTCGTCGCGCTGATCACCCTCTTCGGGCTCGGCCAGGTCGCCGGGGCGCTCGCGCCGAACTACGCGGTGCTCTTCGCCTCGCGGGTCGTGAGCGCGCTGGCCTGTGCCGGGTTCTGGGCCGTGGGCGCCGCCGTCGCCATCGCCATGGTGCCGGTGGGGGCCCGGGCGCGGGCCATGGCCGTCATGATCGGCGGCCTGTCCATCGCCAACGTGCTCGGCGTCCCCGCCGGCGCCTTCCTCGGCGAGCACCTCGGCTGGCGGTCCGCCTTCTGGGCCGTCGGCGCGGCCTCCGCGATCGCCCTGGTGGGCGTCCTGACGAAGATCCCGCACATCCCCCGGCCCGAGACCCGGCCGCGGCTCCGGTCCGAGCTCGTCATCTACCGCGACCGGCAGGTCCTGCTCTCCGTCCTGCTCACCGCCCTCGCCGCCGGCGGCGTCTTCTGCGCCTTCTCCTACCTGGCCCCGCTGCTCACCGACGTCTCCGGCCTCGACGACGGCTGGGTCTCCGGCGTCCTCGGCCTCTTCGGGATCGGCGCCCTCATCGGTACGTACATCGGCGGCCGGGTCGCCGACGCCCACCTCTTCGGCGTGCTGCTCAGCGGCGTCACCGCCTCCACCGTCTTCCTCACCGCGCTCGCCCTGTTCGCCTCCAGCCCGGTCGCCACGATCACGCTGACCTTCCTGCTCGGCGTCTCCTGCTTCTCCACGGCGCCCGCGCTCAACGCCCGCATGTTCAACGTCGCCGGCGCCGCCCCCACCCTGGCCGGCGCCACCACCACCGCCGCCTTCAACCTCGGCAACACCGGCGGCCCCTGGCTCGGCGGCACCGTCATCGACGCCGGGCACGGCTACGCCTCCCCCGCCTGGGCCGGCGCCGCCATGACGCTGCTCGCGCTCGCCACCGTCGCCGTGTCGCTCCGGCTCCACCAGGGCGCCTCCCGGGTCGTGGCCTCGGGTGCGCCGCGGGAGCGGAAGGTCGTATCGTCCCGCTGA
- a CDS encoding HD domain-containing protein codes for MTTDQETDRERELLRRWTSTLLAARAGREGPDPLPYGRNLLSRWAEPQRRYHTVDHLAAVLHRIDELADQGGEGGELELVRLAAWFHDAVYRPDRSENEERSANLAERALPEAGLTAHEVAEVARLVRLTATHDPAPGDLNGETLCDADLAILASPLDTYTGYTAAVREEYAFVPDPAFREGRATILTHLLSLPRLFRTPYGAAAWEERARANLERELAELRAPVEDER; via the coding sequence ATGACCACGGATCAGGAGACAGACCGGGAGCGCGAACTGCTCCGCCGCTGGACCTCGACCCTGCTCGCCGCCCGCGCCGGCCGCGAAGGCCCGGACCCCCTGCCGTACGGCCGGAACCTGCTGTCCCGCTGGGCCGAGCCGCAGCGCAGGTACCACACCGTCGACCACCTGGCGGCGGTCCTCCACCGCATCGACGAACTGGCCGATCAGGGCGGCGAGGGCGGTGAGTTGGAGCTCGTCCGCCTGGCCGCGTGGTTCCACGACGCGGTCTACCGGCCGGACCGCTCGGAGAACGAGGAGCGCTCGGCGAACCTGGCCGAAAGAGCCCTCCCCGAAGCGGGCCTCACGGCTCACGAAGTAGCCGAGGTGGCCCGCCTGGTCCGCCTCACGGCCACCCACGACCCGGCCCCCGGTGACCTCAACGGCGAGACCCTGTGCGACGCGGACCTGGCGATCCTGGCGAGCCCGCTGGATACCTATACGGGGTATACGGCAGCCGTCCGCGAGGAATACGCCTTCGTCCCCGACCCCGCCTTCCGAGAAGGCCGCGCCACCATCCTCACCCACCTCCTCTCCCTCCCCCGCCTCTTCCGCACGCCGTACGGGGCGGCGGCCTGGGAGGAGCGGGCGCGGGCGAACCTGGAGCGGGAACTGGCGGAGCTGCGGGCACCGGTGGAGGACGAGCGGTAG
- a CDS encoding MFS transporter — MSTVNPRRWWALVVLAAAQFMVIMDTSIIGVALPEMQKDLGFSQGELQWVFNAYVIVFGGLLLLGGRLSDLIGARKIFVSGWVVMIAGSVLAAVAQTAWVEILGRAVQGVGGALIAPSAMTLLMMLFMHDPKELGKAMALYGAAAPAGGTAGVFLGGVFTEWAAWQWCFIIYVPIGLATLAATKLLPSVEARRGSVDVLGAVAVTAGLALAVFAVVRAPEVGWGSTGTIVQLAGAVVLLILFFVIQKAIREPLMPLSVWRVPRLGSANLAMTLLGAAWIPMWYFLNLYLQQVLGYGAFASGAALLPMTVLLMIFMTAITARLMAKFGAKPLIGIGLLVLAAGLVWLAAVEPTGTFLVDVLPASLVAALGMSLAYIPAMIAAMSGAPQEQAGLASGIVNTTYNVGSALGLAALTAVAMSQGADQLGNLPKLTDGFSSAFIGAAIIAAVGGVITLLVMKSDKALAAEAAVPAQQSGDKVSA; from the coding sequence ATGTCAACCGTCAATCCCCGGCGCTGGTGGGCACTTGTCGTGCTCGCCGCCGCACAGTTCATGGTCATCATGGACACCTCGATCATCGGGGTGGCGCTCCCCGAGATGCAGAAGGACCTGGGCTTCTCCCAGGGTGAGCTCCAGTGGGTGTTCAACGCCTACGTGATCGTCTTCGGCGGACTGCTGCTGCTCGGCGGCCGGCTCTCCGACCTCATCGGCGCCCGCAAGATCTTCGTCTCCGGCTGGGTCGTCATGATCGCGGGATCCGTCCTCGCGGCCGTCGCGCAGACCGCCTGGGTCGAGATCCTGGGCCGTGCCGTCCAGGGCGTCGGCGGCGCGCTCATCGCGCCCTCCGCCATGACCCTCCTCATGATGCTCTTCATGCACGACCCGAAGGAGCTCGGCAAGGCCATGGCGCTCTACGGTGCCGCCGCCCCCGCCGGCGGCACCGCGGGCGTCTTCCTCGGTGGCGTCTTCACCGAGTGGGCCGCCTGGCAGTGGTGCTTCATCATCTACGTGCCCATCGGTCTCGCGACCCTCGCCGCGACCAAGCTGCTCCCGAGCGTCGAGGCCCGCCGCGGCTCCGTCGACGTCCTCGGCGCCGTCGCCGTCACCGCCGGTCTCGCGCTCGCCGTCTTCGCGGTCGTCCGCGCCCCCGAGGTCGGCTGGGGCTCCACCGGCACGATCGTCCAGCTGGCCGGCGCCGTCGTCCTGCTGATCCTCTTCTTCGTGATCCAGAAGGCCATCCGCGAGCCCCTCATGCCGCTCAGCGTGTGGCGGGTGCCGCGCCTCGGCTCGGCCAACCTGGCGATGACGCTGCTCGGCGCCGCCTGGATCCCGATGTGGTACTTCCTCAACCTCTACCTCCAGCAGGTCCTCGGCTACGGCGCCTTCGCCTCCGGTGCCGCGCTGCTCCCGATGACCGTGCTGCTGATGATCTTCATGACGGCCATCACCGCCAGGCTGATGGCGAAGTTCGGCGCCAAGCCGCTCATCGGCATCGGTCTGCTCGTCCTCGCCGCCGGCCTGGTCTGGCTGGCCGCCGTCGAGCCCACGGGCACCTTCCTCGTCGACGTCCTGCCGGCCTCGCTGGTCGCCGCGCTCGGCATGTCCCTGGCCTACATCCCGGCCATGATCGCCGCGATGTCCGGCGCCCCGCAGGAGCAGGCAGGCCTCGCCTCCGGCATCGTCAACACCACCTACAACGTCGGCTCCGCGCTCGGCCTCGCCGCCCTCACCGCGGTCGCCATGTCCCAGGGCGCCGACCAGCTGGGCAACCTGCCGAAGCTGACGGACGGCTTCTCGTCCGCCTTCATCGGCGCCGCGATCATCGCCGCGGTCGGCGGTGTGATCACCCTCCTCGTGATGAAGAGCGACAAGGCGCTGGCCGCCGAGGCCGCCGTCCCCGCGCAGCAGAGCGGCGACAAGGTCTCCGCCTGA
- a CDS encoding trans-sulfuration enzyme family protein, whose product MDLNTRAVHVVNQPFQQGSWPLSVPLVQSSAFAFSSADELAGAMAGPDGQYVYSRRGNPTVRALEQTLAGLEGGAGAIAFASGMGAISGVFLALLKPGDRVVAQRCLYGGTFAVLSDLAQRYGIEVVYVSGDEVAEFEEAAVHPATRLLVLETLANPTGQVADLPGLLAAARRLGVTSVVDNSLASPVLCRPIELGADVVVHSTTKYLSGHSDVLGGAAVFADDALRRKVWPRTVELGACADPFAAWLTLRGIPTLPLRMREHCANAAVLAERLAGRRDVAAVHYPWLAGHPSYDTARKVLSGGGGLLSFELAGGREAGRAFIERVRVAKLALSLGGVESLVTHPASTSHRELDAEALAAAGIAPGLVRMSVGIEGVEDLWSDIERALAHGGGEDPGGWGHVSLLLG is encoded by the coding sequence GTGGATTTGAACACCAGAGCCGTTCATGTCGTCAATCAGCCTTTCCAGCAGGGGAGTTGGCCGCTCTCCGTTCCTCTCGTCCAGTCCTCCGCCTTCGCCTTCTCCTCCGCCGACGAGCTCGCCGGGGCCATGGCCGGCCCCGACGGCCAGTACGTCTACAGCCGGCGCGGCAACCCGACCGTACGGGCCCTGGAGCAGACGCTCGCCGGGCTCGAAGGGGGTGCCGGGGCCATCGCCTTCGCCTCCGGGATGGGGGCGATCAGCGGGGTGTTCCTCGCGCTCCTCAAGCCGGGGGACCGGGTGGTCGCGCAGCGGTGTCTGTACGGGGGGACCTTCGCCGTCCTGTCGGATCTGGCGCAGCGGTACGGGATCGAGGTCGTGTACGTCTCCGGTGACGAGGTCGCCGAGTTCGAGGAGGCGGCCGTGCATCCGGCCACCCGGCTGCTCGTGCTGGAGACCCTCGCGAACCCCACCGGCCAGGTGGCCGACCTGCCGGGGCTGCTGGCGGCGGCCCGCCGGCTGGGGGTGACCAGCGTCGTCGACAACTCGCTCGCCTCGCCGGTGCTGTGCCGCCCGATCGAGCTGGGCGCGGACGTGGTCGTGCACTCCACCACCAAGTACCTCTCGGGCCACTCGGACGTGCTCGGCGGCGCCGCCGTCTTCGCGGACGACGCGCTGCGCCGGAAGGTGTGGCCGCGCACGGTCGAACTGGGCGCCTGCGCCGACCCGTTCGCCGCCTGGCTGACGCTGCGCGGGATACCGACGCTGCCGCTGCGGATGCGGGAGCACTGCGCCAACGCGGCGGTCCTCGCGGAGCGGCTCGCGGGCCGCCGCGACGTGGCCGCGGTGCACTACCCGTGGCTGGCCGGGCACCCCTCGTACGACACGGCCCGCAAGGTGCTCTCCGGTGGCGGCGGGCTGCTCTCCTTCGAGCTGGCCGGCGGCCGGGAGGCGGGGAGGGCCTTCATCGAGCGGGTGCGGGTGGCGAAGCTGGCGCTGTCGCTGGGCGGGGTGGAGAGCCTGGTGACCCATCCGGCCTCCACCTCCCACCGGGAGCTGGACGCCGAGGCGCTGGCGGCGGCCGGGATCGCGCCCGGTCTGGTGCGCATGTCGGTCGGTATCGAGGGGGTCGAGGACCTGTGGAGCGACATCGAGCGCGCGCTCGCCCACGGAGGCGGTGAAGACCCCGGCGGATGGGGTCATGTGAGCCTTCTTTTGGGTTGA
- a CDS encoding MaoC family dehydratase, whose amino-acid sequence MRYFEDFRPGDVHELGTVTVTAEEVLEFGRRFDPQPFHTDPELAAESQFGGLIASGFHTQSMFMRRYVDGLLAYSFCMGSPGIDEVRYLRPVRPGDVLTARVEILGATPSPFNPTSGTVKPRCTLVGADGTAVFSMILHSIFRRRPAGTEAGHLSSMSAAEDPVGCCSRPRTHASAEETAPAVAMSA is encoded by the coding sequence ATGCGCTACTTCGAGGACTTCCGGCCCGGCGACGTCCACGAGCTGGGCACCGTCACCGTCACGGCGGAGGAGGTGCTGGAGTTCGGCAGGCGCTTCGATCCGCAGCCCTTCCACACGGACCCCGAGCTCGCCGCGGAATCGCAGTTCGGCGGCCTGATCGCCAGCGGCTTCCACACCCAGTCGATGTTCATGCGGCGCTACGTCGACGGCCTGCTCGCCTACAGCTTCTGCATGGGCTCGCCCGGGATCGACGAGGTGCGCTATCTGCGCCCCGTGCGCCCGGGCGACGTCCTCACGGCGCGGGTGGAGATCCTTGGCGCCACCCCGTCGCCGTTCAACCCCACCAGCGGGACCGTCAAGCCGCGCTGCACGCTGGTGGGCGCCGACGGGACGGCCGTGTTCAGCATGATCCTGCACAGCATCTTCCGGCGCCGCCCCGCCGGGACCGAGGCCGGCCATCTGTCGTCGATGTCCGCGGCCGAGGACCCCGTCGGGTGCTGCTCGCGCCCGCGCACGCACGCGTCCGCCGAGGAGACCGCACCCGCAGTGGCCATGAGCGCCTGA